A region of Zerene cesonia ecotype Mississippi unplaced genomic scaffold, Zerene_cesonia_1.1 Zces_u002, whole genome shotgun sequence DNA encodes the following proteins:
- the LOC119838286 gene encoding uncharacterized protein LOC119838286 yields MFNSIKKFYNKDNFDYSHGYVDPFKFHKTCYMFLKAFQVVDQPIPKWTFILKTFILFCGASALLMLTISLYHGIESRDIAHITEAGTYELIMLYKLLILSCTKSNLLDYHNLLRIIREDFQYVCNRGSKYRTRFFENQLTIWKVCLFSILFMGSVGLGMMIFSVTALLWYLSFHNPELSGKRPLPFPFWAFETDFGKSPLYEICLIYSNMCVVAYISNYLFMMQIQILWIGEIATKADLVIWSIEDLMKGIRPAVNKREQYYFSTLIKYRMSEILRLHHSMIDLMMYYARVYTKLLMFEQKVCAPVVCLSAYCTTEKLQDGQFNPISMLLCIATIISVFIPSYLCNFLSLKVSSIGFACWNIPFWQATPVIRPYLVLIMQRSLRPLPIKAPGFEEVSIETFSNKMASAYSFYNMLRQANI; encoded by the exons ATGTTCAACagtattaagaaattttataacaaggATAACTTCGATTATTCGCACGGCTATGTGGACCCTTTCAAGTTTCACAAAACCTGTTATATGTTCCTCAAAGCCTTTCAGGTTGTGGATCAACCTATCCCAAAATGGAC atttattttgaaaacgtTCATACTGTTCTGCGGGGCTAGCGCTCTTCTTATGCTAACTATATCACTGTACCATGGGATTGAGAGCCGCGACATAGCTCACATAACCGAAGCGGGGACGTATGAGTTGATTATGTTGTATAAGCTTTTAATCCTGTCGTGCACTAAATCGAATTTGTTAGACTATCACAATTTACTAAGAATTATACGAGAAGATTTTCAGTATGTGTGTAACAGAGGTAGCAAATACAG AACAAGGTTTTTTGAAAACCAACTCACTATTTGGAAGGTCTGTCTATTCAGTATCCTGTTCATGGGATCCGTTGGGCTCGGAATGATGATATTCTCTGTTACTGCATTATTGTGGTATTTGTCTTTTCACAATCCAGAGTTAAGTGGAAAGCGTCCTTTACCCTTCCCGTTCTGGGCATTCGAAACGGATTTCGGGAAGTCACCATTGTACGAaatatgtttgatttattcaaatatgtgTGTTGTTGCATACATATCGAATTACTTGT TTATGATGCAGATCCAAATATTATGGATAGGCGAGATTGCGACCAAAGCAGATTTAGTTATTTGGAGCATCGAAGATCTAATGAAAGGAATCCGTCCAGCGGTCAACAAACGAGAGCAATATTACTTTTCGACTTTAATCAAATACAGAATGTCTGAAATTTTACGGTTGCATCATTCAATGATTGA tctTATGATGTACTACGCTCGGgtttacacaaaattattaatgttcgAGCAAAAAGTTTGTGCACCCGTGGTTTGCCTGAGCGCCTACTGCACCACAGAG AAACTTCAAGATGGCCAGTTTAATCCAATATCCATGCTGTTGTGTATTGCAACCATAATATCCGTGTTTATACCGAGTTACTTGTGCAATTTCCTGTCTCTGAAG GTAAGTTCGATTGGCTTTGCGTGTTGGAATATTCCGTTTTGGCAAGCGACGCCAGTGATACGCCCCTACTTAGTCCTCATTATGCAACGGTCTTTGCGACCCCTGCCCATTAAAGCGCCTGGCTTTGAAGAGGTATCtattgaaacattttcaaaC aaaatGGCTTCAGCGTATTCCTTTTACAACATGCTCAGACaagcaaatatttaa
- the LOC119838359 gene encoding lipase 3-like gives MKFLYVIYYVFCSSLLSLSNFVMCDINTSENGTNSDNKSEIYLDSLGLIRKYNYPAEVHPVITDDGYLLNLFRIPGQGPPILLVHGVGDSSDSWLVLGPESSLAFLLANAGFDVWLFNARGNRYSKTNMNMVSNKRFWNFSFEEMGTHDLPATIDYILNKTFRPKLTYIGYSQGTTTFFIMCSSKPEYNEKINHAVLLAPVTWLTHTKYPLMKFWAQIVNKLMNFSESAKVYEVFSFNKKIRDYHASVCNIKSVYNFLCYAEYYSGFGLKNLIDLIPERLPVITSHIPAGVSVKTFFHFIQIYASKRFQRYDYGFERNKEMYSSVKPPEYNVSMISVPITLFVSEVDWFGDTEDVNILKSKLNSIEQVVAIGKSIEFSHLEFVYGARVNNYINEPVINILKAMFIR, from the coding sequence ATGAAGTttctttatgtaatttattatgtattttgtagtaGTCTTTTGAGTTTGTCTAACTTTGTAATGTGTGATATTAATACGAGTGAAAATGGGACAAACAGTGACAATAAATCGGAAATTTACCTCGATTCTCTTGGGCTTATAAGAAAGTATAATTATCCGGCGGAAGTTCATCCTGTGATAACAGACGATGGGTATTTACTGAACTTATTTCGAATACCGGGGCAGGGGCCGCCGATTTTATTAGTGCACGGTGTTGGGGACAGTTCAGATTCGTGGCTTGTTCTTGGACCAGAAAGCTCTTTGGCTTTTCTATTAGCAAATGCGGGGTTTGATGTGTGGTTGTTTAACGCAAGAGGAAACAGATATAGTAAGACTAATATGAATATGGTATCGAATAAACGGTTTTGGAACTTCAGTTTCGAAGAGATGGGTACTCATGATCTACCAGCAACAATTGATTACATTTTGAACAAAACGTTTCGGCCCAAACTTACATATATTGGATATTCACAAGGTACgacaacatttttcattatgtgCAGCTCGAAACCTGAATATAACGAGAAAATAAATCATGCCGTGTTATTGGCTCCAGTTACTTGGTTAACGCACACAAAGTATCCCTTAATGAAATTCTGGGctcaaattgttaataaactgATGAACTTTTCTGAAAGTGCAAAGGTTTACGaagtgttttcttttaataaaaaaataagggaCTATCACGCTTCAGTGTGCAATATAAAATCTGTGTACAATTTTCTGTGTTATGCCGAGTACTATTCAGGCtttggtttaaaaaatttaatcgatTTAATACCTGAGAGACTACCTGTTATAACAAGTCACATACCGGCGGGAGTATCggtgaaaacattttttcatttcattcaaatttacgCCAGCAAAAGATTTCAAAGATACGACTATGGGTTcgagagaaataaagaaatgtattcATCCGTCAAACCACCGGAATATAATGTTTCTATGATTTCCGTACCAATTACGTTATTTGTGAGTGAAGTGGATTGGTTCGGTGATACAGAAGAcgtgaatatattaaaaagtaaattaaacagTATTGAACAAGTTGTGGCTATAGGTAAAAGCATCGAATTTAGTCACCTTGAATTTGTTTACGGTGCTCGtgtaaataactatattaatgaaccagtaataaatattttaaaagctatGTTTATACGGTAA